A part of Papaver somniferum cultivar HN1 unplaced genomic scaffold, ASM357369v1 unplaced-scaffold_118, whole genome shotgun sequence genomic DNA contains:
- the LOC113330673 gene encoding uncharacterized protein LOC113330673 isoform X2, with product MLETVESSSCVNGGVGVGVGGGYSSSQQIIHHHQQQSCGDSSEEELSVLPRHTKVIVTGNNRTKSVLVGLQGVVKKAVGLGGWHWLVLTNGIEVKLQRNALSVIEPPTGLEEDDDLECENTQWNVSDNMASDDNHKTHRQRHRSHKLGGSSHKTINRSLSYDTQFKSSFAPARHSTVDLSKLEMKALWRYWRHFNLMDVISNPTKEELFDVVQRHFMSQQLDELQVIAGFVQAAKRLRNVYN from the exons ATGCTTGAAACAGTTGAGAGCAGTAGTTGTGTTAATGGAGGTGTAGGAGTAGGAGTAGGAGGAGGATATTCTTCTTCACAACAAattattcatcatcatcaacaacagagCTGTGGAGACAGTAGCGAAGAAGAATTATCTGTACTTCCTAGACATACTAAAGTTATTGTGACTGGTAATAATAGAACGAAATCTGTTCTTGTTGGTCTTCAAGGTGTTGTTAAGAAAGCTGTTGGTCTTGGTGGATGGCATTGGCTG GTTCTTACTAACGGTATTGAAGTGAAGCTACAGAGGAATGCCCTTAGTGTGATTGAACCACCTACAGGTCTTGAGGAAGATGATGATTTAGAATGCGAGAACACACAATGGAATGTTTCAGATAATATGG CTTCTGATGACAACCACAAGACTCATAGACAAAGGCATCGGTCTCATAAATTGGGTGGCTCGTCTCACAAGACCATTAACCGTTCTCTTTCATATGATACACAATTTAAAAGCTCTTTTGCACCTGCTCGACATTCCACG GTTGACCTAAGCAAACTAGAAATGAAAGCACTTTGGAGATATTGGCGTCACTTCAATCTT ATGGATGTCATCTCCAACCCAACCAAAGAGGAGCTATTTGATGTCGTTCAGCGGCATTTCATGTCACAG CAATTGGATGAGTTGCAAGTTATCGCAGGGTTTGTGCAGGCTGCGAAGAGATTGAGGAACGTTTATAACTAA
- the LOC113330673 gene encoding uncharacterized protein LOC113330673 isoform X1, with amino-acid sequence MLETVESSSCVNGGVGVGVGGGYSSSQQIIHHHQQQSCGDSSEEELSVLPRHTKVIVTGNNRTKSVLVGLQGVVKKAVGLGGWHWLVLTNGIEVKLQRNALSVIEPPTGLEEDDDLECENTQWNVSDNMASDDNHKTHRQRHRSHKLGGSSHKTINRSLSYDTQFKSSFAPARHSTKVDLSKLEMKALWRYWRHFNLMDVISNPTKEELFDVVQRHFMSQQLDELQVIAGFVQAAKRLRNVYN; translated from the exons ATGCTTGAAACAGTTGAGAGCAGTAGTTGTGTTAATGGAGGTGTAGGAGTAGGAGTAGGAGGAGGATATTCTTCTTCACAACAAattattcatcatcatcaacaacagagCTGTGGAGACAGTAGCGAAGAAGAATTATCTGTACTTCCTAGACATACTAAAGTTATTGTGACTGGTAATAATAGAACGAAATCTGTTCTTGTTGGTCTTCAAGGTGTTGTTAAGAAAGCTGTTGGTCTTGGTGGATGGCATTGGCTG GTTCTTACTAACGGTATTGAAGTGAAGCTACAGAGGAATGCCCTTAGTGTGATTGAACCACCTACAGGTCTTGAGGAAGATGATGATTTAGAATGCGAGAACACACAATGGAATGTTTCAGATAATATGG CTTCTGATGACAACCACAAGACTCATAGACAAAGGCATCGGTCTCATAAATTGGGTGGCTCGTCTCACAAGACCATTAACCGTTCTCTTTCATATGATACACAATTTAAAAGCTCTTTTGCACCTGCTCGACATTCCACG AAGGTTGACCTAAGCAAACTAGAAATGAAAGCACTTTGGAGATATTGGCGTCACTTCAATCTT ATGGATGTCATCTCCAACCCAACCAAAGAGGAGCTATTTGATGTCGTTCAGCGGCATTTCATGTCACAG CAATTGGATGAGTTGCAAGTTATCGCAGGGTTTGTGCAGGCTGCGAAGAGATTGAGGAACGTTTATAACTAA